One Acidobacteriota bacterium DNA segment encodes these proteins:
- a CDS encoding DsbA family protein — protein MKKTVLSLFAALAVLTALVAHSTAALAGDASALRPPKGYKLAIVEFADLQCPDCARAEPLLEEAARTYKIPIVRYDFPLPKHNWSSDAHIYARWFDTKSKKLGDEYRTYIFKNQPQITPENLRSLTEKFAQDHKLAFPLFVDPRGDLARKVRADFAVGQKVGIQHTPTIYIVSDSTRGTPFVEVVNRDNLFAMIDEMKRQVGGTVTTTASTAKGSKKAQ, from the coding sequence ATGAAGAAGACCGTTTTGTCCCTATTCGCCGCCCTGGCTGTGCTGACCGCGCTCGTCGCCCACTCCACCGCCGCCCTGGCGGGCGATGCCTCGGCGCTGCGTCCGCCGAAGGGTTATAAGCTGGCCATCGTGGAGTTTGCCGACCTGCAATGCCCGGACTGCGCGCGCGCTGAACCTCTGCTCGAAGAAGCCGCGCGGACTTACAAGATCCCCATCGTGCGCTACGACTTTCCGCTGCCCAAGCACAACTGGTCGTCGGACGCGCACATCTACGCGCGCTGGTTCGATACCAAGTCGAAGAAACTCGGCGACGAGTATCGCACCTACATCTTCAAGAACCAGCCGCAGATCACGCCCGAGAACCTGCGGTCGTTGACTGAGAAGTTCGCCCAGGACCACAAGCTGGCCTTCCCGCTCTTCGTGGATCCGCGCGGCGACCTGGCGCGCAAGGTGCGCGCCGATTTCGCCGTGGGACAGAAGGTCGGCATCCAACATACCCCGACCATCTACATCGTGAGCGATTCCACTCGCGGCACGCCGTTCGTCGAGGTGGTGAACCGCGACAACCTGTTCGCCATGATCGACGAGATGAAACGCCAGGTCGGCGGCACGGTGACGACGACCGCCTCGACCGCGAAGGGCAGCAAGAAAGCGCAGTAA